One Acropora palmata chromosome 2, jaAcrPala1.3, whole genome shotgun sequence genomic window, CTTTACAGTTGGGTTCACCATCTTAAGTGAAAAATGAGCCCACTAGGAGctgaataaaataaacttttgcaGAGAAACATCACATAGCAGCTTATTCACTTTTTTCAACGGACAAAAAGCAATTATAGGGTAAAATCTTGATTGGCAGTATTTAAACATTAACAAAAATAGCTTGTTTGGTGCATACCGAACCAGCATTTAAATCTGCCTGATCGTATAACATATATATTTCTTCATCAGAACAACATATCTATTAAACTATCATTCTATACACGCAAAAATCTTGAGGTTTTAGAAAGGCTGGAATTAATTCAGGTACATAGAGAGTAATCTTCCGTGTAAAAAAGTGTCTAGACTGCCTTTGCGAGTTCATTTGATAGCCAATCAAGTCCTTCGTAAAGACCTTCCCCTTGTGGTGCACATGTGGCTTGGACATACCACTGAAgagtgaaaggaaaaaaagtcaaGTTAGCACAACATTTAAAACAGCTTGAACTTGGtgaccaggggcctgtttctcaaaagtcccgaaactccTCGGGCATATTTCGGGTGCCataattccctttatatcttgaCAACGCCGAATtactaagccatcaaacttccaGTCCTCTgggtttttcttacattaaaaatattttaaaagatcagcttttcaaaacaagcgggtAGCAGTTTTACAGCAGGCTTTTCGGGCCCACATAGccctcgggactttcgagaaacagggcCCAGGTCAATATATGGTTGTGAGGCTGAAGTTGGCCTTTGATTAATTGAACTTAGTGACCAGACCGACAAATGGCAGTGAGGCTGAAGTTGGcttttacataattttaagTAGAGACACCAGGCCAATATTAGAGACCAGGCCACAAAATGGTAATGAGGCTGTAGACATTTTCAATTCTGAGTAACTGCTTGTGACGCCTAAGGGACAATCTGTTGGGAGTAGCAACAGTACAGAAGAGTACaagagttttgaaaattacTGACTTGCTCAGCTCTCAAAAGGTGATGACGTTGTACTTCTTGAAATTTTACGCCTCCAACAGTTACAATTTTACAGGCAGGAATAACACTGTTTAAAGTTAAGTGACTAGAATCCCAGAGTCTTCAAATCCAAAAgcattgaatttcttttttccttaccTTTCTGCTTCCAAGACTTCTGAGGTTGAGTTTATCTGTTATTTCTGAGACAGTATAGGCATTGGGTAAgtcttgtttgtttgcaaaGACAAGCAGAGCTGAGGATTTCAGTTCTTCTTCATTTAGCTGTTGGAATTAAATTACGagtcaataaaataatacacaCACTAAAACTAACTGTCTAATGGTAAAGGAaaaccattgtttttttttccttctgaaAGCACTGTTTTAAGTATTATTGCCATTTCTGTAAACAGTGAAAGATACAGTCTTTTGCCTGAAACAGAGCTCCAAATACCTACTAGGTCAAAAcgtcatttaaaaaaaaaaaaaaaaatggcaacagTTTTGGGCATCGCCTTTACTTGGCAATTCACCTTGATGAAGGGTAAATACTTCAAAATTAACCTTTATGAAAAGTCCATCATCAAGTTGTTGgacaaatttgtttcatttctcaaCTGATGAAGTACCACAGCACTTTTACTCATGAAGTCTACCTGGTAATAAATTCCGAAATTCATATTTGgaacttttatttttctgttcatGGCAAAGAGTCATACGTATTTAAATCTAAGAAGCAACAAAACTAGGATAAggcaattttttgtttgctttctgTCCATTTGAGCCCAACATTGCAGAGATCATTCCTCACAAATTAAAccaaaaaagtgaaagaaatccaccacaaaacattttgaagttcAATAATTTCTTCTAGGCTGCTGGTGAATATTGGCCAATTTATCCCCAAGGATATGTTTGTCCACAGCTGTTAATATTCTAATcatctgggcccagttgtgcaaagcctgattaagctaatccgggattagtggaaattttaactgttatttatttacggttaaaggaggattttttttcccaagaataaggtttaaggaaaagaaatttgtaatttataatgTTATTGGGCCAAAATTTCGTGGCAAACCTACCTTTAGCGCTAAATAAATCTAGCAAGTAAAATTTACCCtcacctaggattagcttaatagGGCTTTGATCAACTGGGCCCAGGGCTATCCTCTTCATTTTTACTGAAAGATAATTTTCATACCATTTTTACAAGTTCATCGCAGGCTTCATTTATTCTCTCTCTGTCGTTACTATCTACAACGAATATAAGTCCCTAAAGAGAGGAAAACAGTAATAAATGATTGACTTTGACAATaattttggagaaatttttttcagcaaatgtAAGATAACAAACCACTCACTTGAGTACAAGGAAGGGTTACATTTATTACAAGGGTaacatttattaaaaacgtAACCCTTCTATGTACTGAACATATTCATTGCCATGCAATTAACATTTCATttcccacgacctgctcccatctgaccttgtagctcagtcggtggagcagtgGTAATCAAACCTGAAGGTCGTtggttcaattcccaccctggtcagagttttcctctgtccttgtgtgggcccaattccatcagtagggctaacgctcacatggtcttTGGGTAGAAAATTAGCACTTCACATCACACTCTATCATTCCATCCCCACTCACTTGAGTGTTTGTAAAGTAATGTCTCCACAGAGGCCTGATTTTGTCCTGGCCACCAACATCCCAAACAGTAAAGGATATATTCTTATATTCCACTGTCTCAACATTAAAACCTTTGGAAAGGAAAACGTCAGAGAAGAACTCATAAATAATGCAATCAAGATCAAAGATACaactattaaaattaatgattgtTATCACTGAGCTTGCATAGTGATTCAAGTATGAATTAAAATTTGTATcaagcagttttcaagtgactattgaaagtaattatgcaaatgaccTTGCTATTctttgtgattggcttaaaaatctcttggcagttttcaaccaataagaGGTGAAAGCAAAACTAATCAAACCTTGTGCATGTGATTTTACCTGTGCTTTGAGTAAGTTACCGTAACTGCTTGGAATTTTGATCAGTTGCTGTTTTCGccctgctgtgattggttgaggTAATTACTTAGGTATTACTTTTTCTGCACTCATCTGCAAACCATTCAAGCGAAAGTTCCACACACACGAGTGTGCCGTGCAATTGGTAAATCACAAGAATATCAGGATTAAATGATAACTTTTAAaagttcatttatttatttacctaGTAGTAGTAGACACTTAATTAGTGTCAAAAAAGCCACCTAGCCAGGGACGAATCCCTTACTAATTTGTGGACACCAATTAgaggaaattaaaattaaaagactaAAAAGACTAAAAAGACTAAAAACTATTATATATAGTAATAGATAAAATATCTACATGATCTGTTTTCAGgatttgtaataaaaatatacaGAAATCAAGAGGAGCAGAGGCTACAGCCTGCACAGCCGTCATCTAAAAGTTCACTTATATTAAGTTTGTGTATCTTTCCTTTGAACGACATTCGGGTTGTCACATCCCTGATACTCTTGGGTAGTTTTGTCCATACCTAACTTTTCTCCATGTATTGATGGAAATTTTATTGACAATAGTACCTAATAGTTTGAAAAATATTACCACTAACTGACCGCCTACGTAATAACGATGATGGCAACAACAATAACGacaactaaaacaattattatgataatcatcaccatcatcaagTCTCAGAGCTATGAATTTTTTCTGTAGCTTAACATAAGTTCTTAACACTGAAACGGTTGGTTGCTTGAGGCATAGTTTgtgctaaccattggttatgAGGTATCCAAACCTAtatgtttctatggtagttaacactggttagcacta contains:
- the LOC141868580 gene encoding ADP-ribosylation factor 4 → MGLTISSLFSRFFGKKQMRILMVGLDAAGKTTILYKLKLGEVVTTIPTIGFNVETVEYKNISFTVWDVGGQDKIRPLWRHYFTNTQGLIFVVDSNDRERINEACDELVKMLNEEELKSSALLVFANKQDLPNAYTVSEITDKLNLRSLGSRKWYVQATCAPQGEGLYEGLDWLSNELAKAV